The following nucleotide sequence is from Peribacillus sp. ACCC06369.
TGGTCATAAAACATAACCAAGGTGGTGAAGGATAAATGAGCATTTATGATAAAGCTGGCAGCGAAGTGTCAGTTACCGTAATCAAACCACAGGTGAAAATACCCAATGTAGGATTAAGTCCCCATACTAAAAAGGTGATGAAACAGAACGAACGCATTATCCTGAAACAAAAAGAAAAAGCTGATCGCTTCAGCCGGTTAAAAAATGTTTTATAAGAAACGGGGCAGAGGTTTTTCCTTTGCCTGATGATATTTAATGGAAAACCCGCATATACTATTCAAAATTAAAGAATAGGAAGGGTCTTTCAGAATATGAACAAAAAACCCGAGAGAGTTAACATCCCGGCCCCCTCCGCTTCACCATCCGAGAAACGGATACATAAGGGAAATGCTGATCTGCTCAAGCTTTTGCAAAGGTTGAAAGCTAAACGTTGGATTTTTTTAAGGTGAAAGAAAGCCAGTCTCTAAGGAGAACTGGTTTTTTTTGAATTTTCCGAAAATCACAGCGGGTGGTAGTATTGAATATTCTTACGACCAGATTCTTTAGCCTTATACATCGTACGATCCGCTTTTGTCAAAAGTGACTCCATTTTCGTACCATTATGAGGATAAAAGCTTATCCCTATGCTAGCCGATACAAAATGATCATTTCCATTAATTTGAATGGGCATGGTGGATAAATGGTTCAATAATAATTCAGCGCTTTGCTGTGTGCTTTTCATAAAATCCTCACAATGGGATGGATGTAATAATACAATGAATTCATCTCCACCGATTCTAGCCACATGACTGTCACCAGGTACGGTTTGCAAAAGACATCCAGCTGCCTGTTTAATAACCTCGTCACCAGCATCATGACCAAAGGAATCATTGAAAGATTTAAAGTGGTCAAGATCGATGTAAAGAATGGCCATTTCATCGTTTTGTTTATTCTTTTGATAATCAAAATAATTATAAATGAAGTGCCTATTATAAAGACCTGTCAAAGGATCCCTGATAATTCCATTTTCAAGAATGATGGTTTGACTAATCAAAGCTGCCAAAGACTTAATGAGTATCAGATCATACTCTTTAAAATCATAGGGTTTAATGTCGAATGCACATAATGTACCAATGATTTCACCCTCATTAATAAGGGGGGCCCCCATAAAACAACCGTTTCCAATAAACTTCGTCGCAGGGTGTCCACTAGTCAAATCATGTTCCTTTAAATTCGGGATAACAAGTGGTTCCAAGCCATTCTCAACAACTAATTTGCAATAAACCATATTATAAGGAATGATGTCACCTTCACAAATTAACTTTGCATTTCTATTGAAGGATTTGATTATAAAACTCTGTATGGGATTCAATATCGAAAGGAAGAATGTATTCACACCAATGCTTTGAGCTAATAGTGTTAATACTTCTTTAGCGATTGAGTCCAAATTTTTAAAATAATTGATATCTTGTTGAATCATTTTAAGGCTCCTCTTTTATCTACAGTCTTTTTAGGTTTCCGGATGTTATTTCTCATATTGAACTAGAAAGACACGAAAGCGGAATCTGAATACCGTGACAGTCGTCCGGATTTCCACTAAACTCAATTAAGAGGTGGGATTCGTTTTATTGGATATTGTAATCGAGAAGTAGCCGATCGTGTAATGGGCTGTTTCTATTTTTCTTGGTTCAGTACGAATGTCAGTCAGTTAAAAATTGCCCTTTACCTTAATATCGGTTTTTTTTAATATCATTAAATTTTCATGCGCCTGTTGACCAAATAGCTAAATCGTGGATTGTTTTCTGAATGCGGGATAGACTTCACTTTCTTAAAGTCGATAATCAGTCTATCTAATATCTATTATACTGTACGTGAAATGGTAAGAGTACCTTAAACGTACATACTTGGATTGGAATTAACCCGAGCGCGTCCGGAGGTCATACAGCTTGGCATTTCTGCTTTTTATCATGATTAACGAAACACATGAATTATATAGATAAAACGAATGTATCTCGCTCATTTAAAACAATGTTTTGGAGAGGATAATAGGTAAGAATTAGTACATAACGGATAATTCAAAAGGGGATCATTATGGGAAAATTAGAAAGTATATATCCTATTGCTATAGAGAATACAAAGGAAAAAATAATCCAGGATATGGATTTTTATTTCGAGAATCAAGAGTCAATGCCTTCATATGCAACATATTTATCTGACAGGATGTCTTTTATTGAGCAAATTTGGATTAATGTTTGGTTAAATAAAGCATCAAACGATGTGCCGAGAAAGGAAAAAAAGGTGTTTCTTAGCGAAAGGGGATTTGTTACGGAAGGCTCAGATCATAAGCTGATCAATAGCATGTTCCGGAATGAATTAAAGAAGTATCGCCCATTTGATGCCTTGTCGTGGATTAAAAAATCCTTTGCTGAAAATCCAGATGATTGGGAGAAGAGATATAAAAATGCGAGGGAAAACTTCTTTAAACGACAAGATGAACAGCGGATAGCTAAGCAGCGTTGGAAGATACGCGTAAGGCTACAAGAAGAGGCCAATACATTTTTTGAAAAAAACTCACTTCTTTTATATTTACATGTCAGGTATCATATTGCCGGAATTTTGGCAGCGGATCTTAATAATAAACCTAAATTCCAATATGTCGATCCATACTTGCTTGAAGAACAATTGGTTGAAGAAGGTGGATTTCAACCTAACGAATACCTAATGGTCACCGACTTTTTGGAAGAGCTGACAGGGGATATTCACACGTTACTCGATTGGGGAAAAAACCATTATGAATATGAAAATTATTTTTACCGGTATGAAAGGTTAGTTTCGGATTTCATTATGAAATTAGCACCTAAAAAATACTTGAACCATTTACCTGTAGCACTGCATCATGATTTTTTGGAGTCATATGGTGAGAGACTGACGGTTGAAGCCCTTCAAGGTATACTACGGGATGAATTGACTGATTTGTCTCAGGCCTGTTTTGATGAACTTCAGGAAGAATACCTTTCTGATTTAATGAACCTCGAAGGAATACCTTTTGATGAAACATTGCATGAAGAAATATTTGAAAAGGACGAGGCGAACAGAGAAAGAAGAAAAGCTGAAGTATTGGCAGAGGAAGCAAAAAAGCGGGCTGAAGAGCAAAGGATGATTGATGACATCATAGGTAAGGCCTATACTCCATCATTAGGGAAAAAGGTTAGGTATGTTTTGCATATCGGAGAGACTAATACCGGGAAGACTCATAGGGCTCTACAAAAAATGAAGGAAGCAGAGAGCGGTTTGTATCTAGCTCCCCTAAGACTGCTGGCCCTCGAAGTGTTTGATAAATTAAATGCGGATGGTGTTCCTTGCTCATTAAAAACCGGTGAAGAAGAAAAGGCAGTTGCGGGTGCCAATCATGTCTCGAGCACCGTTGAAATGTTTCATGAAAAGGACTACCATGAAGTAATCGTTATAGATGAAGCCCAAATGATAGCCGATAAAGATCGAGGCTTTTCGTGGTTTCGGGCAATCACGCAAGCAAATGCGAGAGAGGTCCATATCATCGGAAGCAAGAATATCAAAATGATGCTTCTGAACCTTTTGAATGAGGCAGATTTAGAACTCCACGAATACAGACGGGAAATACCGCTTGAGGTAGAACAAAAGGAATTTGGATTGAAGTATACCAAAAA
It contains:
- a CDS encoding DEAD/DEAH box helicase — its product is MGKLESIYPIAIENTKEKIIQDMDFYFENQESMPSYATYLSDRMSFIEQIWINVWLNKASNDVPRKEKKVFLSERGFVTEGSDHKLINSMFRNELKKYRPFDALSWIKKSFAENPDDWEKRYKNARENFFKRQDEQRIAKQRWKIRVRLQEEANTFFEKNSLLLYLHVRYHIAGILAADLNNKPKFQYVDPYLLEEQLVEEGGFQPNEYLMVTDFLEELTGDIHTLLDWGKNHYEYENYFYRYERLVSDFIMKLAPKKYLNHLPVALHHDFLESYGERLTVEALQGILRDELTDLSQACFDELQEEYLSDLMNLEGIPFDETLHEEIFEKDEANRERRKAEVLAEEAKKRAEEQRMIDDIIGKAYTPSLGKKVRYVLHIGETNTGKTHRALQKMKEAESGLYLAPLRLLALEVFDKLNADGVPCSLKTGEEEKAVAGANHVSSTVEMFHEKDYHEVIVIDEAQMIADKDRGFSWFRAITQANAREVHIIGSKNIKMMLLNLLNEADLELHEYRREIPLEVEQKEFGLKYTKKGDALICFSRRQVLETASRLKESGHNVSMIYGSMPPENRKRQIELFNRGETSVVVATDAIGMGLNLPIRRIVFLENEKFDGTRRRRLTSQEIKQIAGRAGRKGIYDTGKVAFTAEIRIMNKLLEQVDEPVQTFTIAPTSAVFERFQKYYRNMGTFFEMWERFEPPKGTKKASLSEERELYELIRDTEIEARFSLMDLYGFLHIPFSAKEPSLIRQWLETVEAIAEGSDLPEPIIKTRNLEELELSYKAIGLHLLFLYRMGKRTEAVYWERIREEISDGVHDQLKDEMLNYQKKCKRCGKRLPNDSRFNICDACYHRGPRKSHRFK
- a CDS encoding sensor domain-containing diguanylate cyclase, translated to MIQQDINYFKNLDSIAKEVLTLLAQSIGVNTFFLSILNPIQSFIIKSFNRNAKLICEGDIIPYNMVYCKLVVENGLEPLVIPNLKEHDLTSGHPATKFIGNGCFMGAPLINEGEIIGTLCAFDIKPYDFKEYDLILIKSLAALISQTIILENGIIRDPLTGLYNRHFIYNYFDYQKNKQNDEMAILYIDLDHFKSFNDSFGHDAGDEVIKQAAGCLLQTVPGDSHVARIGGDEFIVLLHPSHCEDFMKSTQQSAELLLNHLSTMPIQINGNDHFVSASIGISFYPHNGTKMESLLTKADRTMYKAKESGRKNIQYYHPL